A genome region from Purpureocillium takamizusanense chromosome 8, complete sequence includes the following:
- a CDS encoding uncharacterized protein (EggNog:ENOG503P94I) codes for MMAMHQVAQYWNECMQIADEEQDYASSKIESLQDTLHRHQLTLAETQSRLDEKTGKLRHFEACYQQLQKESGRTVECNKQLEGEIISLQAHITESKGRVADFEEKTRRYRDKINEAITEQQNLWQRSKTFHAKSMTELEKDHQHRITDSKKVEKALENSRQKREEMRACLAELRTSMGQELQAKDKAILDLQCKLMEQEKRLRCENDLASTVTRQLEAQKSTQMTVTALESKVDSLLATSREAKRELDGDVAYIGEVYERYITTLCGVFHTNTDAELKP; via the exons ATGATGGCCATGCACCAAGTCGCCCAATATTGGAATGAGTGCATGCAGATAGCGGACGAAGAGCAAGACTATGCGAGTTCAAAGATTGAGTCGCTGCAAGACACTCTCCATCGCCACCAATTGACGCTCGCTGAAACTCAATCTCGACTCGATGAGAAGACAGGCAAATTGCGACATTTCGAGGCCTGTTACCAGCAGCTTCAGAAAGAGAGCGGCAGAACGGTGGAATGCAACAAGCAACTTGAAGGGGAGATTATATCGCTGCAGGCTCATATCACTGAATCAAAGGGCCGAGTGGCCGATTTTGAAGAGAAAACGCGACGATATCGAGACAAGATCAACGAAGCAATCACCGAGCAACAGAATCTCTGGCAGCGATCGAAAACGTTCCACGCAAAATCAATGACAGAGCTGGAGAAGGATCATCAGCATCGCATCACAGACTCGAAGAAGGTTGAGAAGGCTCTTGAGAACAGCCGCCAGAAGCGCGAGGAAATGAGAGCATGCTTGGCGGAACTCAGAACTAGCATGGGCCAGGAACTTCAGGCGA AGGACAAAGCAATTCTTGACTTACAATGCAAGCTAATGGAGCAAGAGAAGCGGCTCCGATGTGAGAATGATCTTGCGTCGACGGTCACTCGGCAGCTAGAAGCGCAGAAAAGCACACAAATGACCGTCACCGCCCTGGAAAGCAAAGTCGACTCCCTCTTAGCGACTTCGCGGGAAGCAAAGAGGGAGCTGGACGGCGATGTTGCGTACATAGGGGAGGTGTACGAAAGGTACATCACCACGCTCTGCGGTGTGTTTCATACTAACACCGATGCAGAATTGAAGCCTTAG
- a CDS encoding uncharacterized protein (TransMembrane:1 (o50-73i)~EggNog:ENOG503P7Q9), whose translation MNPRYILLKRDDHGASQGDAGGGPAPSPDSGVDAGASGHSSAMSLSTGGLVAIVVVVVVVTIVGVTTAALFFIAKKREWTMRETLRRSAKKVVAAITPRRTEFPDSVKESMGSTRRGRSKRTDSVPPTPRLRPEDLEKGPAQSVTTKKSRR comes from the exons ATGAATCCACGATACATTTTATTGAAGCGAGATGACCATGGAGCGTCCCAAGGGGACGCTGGAGGTGGTCCAGCTCCAAGTCCGGACTCAGGTGTGGACGCTGGGGCTTCTGGCCACAGCTCCGCCATGTCACTCTCAACGGGTGGTCTGGTGGCCATAGTCGTCGTtgtggtcgtcgtcaccatcgtTGGTG TAACGACTGCAgccctcttcttcatcgccaAAAAACGTGAGTGGACGATGAGAGAGACGCTCCGGAGATCGGCCAAGAAGGTCGTTGCAGCGATCACGCCGCGGCGAACGGAGTTCCCGGACTCTGTGAAGGAGTCGATGGGATCAACCCGACGTGGGCGTTCAAAGCGAACCGACAGTGTACCGCCCACGCCTCGCCTGCGACCAGAAGACCTCGAGAAAGGTCCAGCTCAATCGGTGACCACGAAGAAATCTCGACGATGA